TCCCAATCCTGCGGCCCCCGGCAAATGTCTTCATGGCTGTGTGCCTCATTTTCCCTGTCTGCACATCAGGATGATAACATTAACTCGGGGCGATGTGCGCAGGAAATGAATCCATACAAGAGCACGGCACGCAGCAGGTGCCCCCTGGATTCGGCTGTTTTTTGAGAAAGGATCATGGTTGGTATTGGGAGGACAGCTCCTCATTGGCTCAGAGGAGGGGGTGGGCCTGGGCACAGCAGGGGGCGGCGTCAGAGGCCCTTCACCAGAATGAGGAAGGAGGGCCCAGCAGGTTGCTGCCGGTGCCCCGACTGCGTGCTGGCAGGCAGGCGTTCCTTGGGGCCGCCCCGCCCTCCCTGGGTGCCCACCTCATCTCGTGCCACCCACAGCCTGTCTGGCCAGGCCCGGGCAGGTCTGAGGATGGGTGGGGAGCCCTGAGCCTCACCCCCTCTctccgccgccgcctccgcccgCCCCGCCCTGGGCCCGGCACTCAGGCCTCGCTGAGCTGGGCCCTCCTGGTGCCTGAGGCTGAGAAATCGGGGGTCCCTGAGGGGGTCCCCGGAACCGGCCGGGTGGGGGTGCCCTCCCCAGGGGGGCCGGGGCCATGCCCCCTGGCGCCCTCTGAGCCCCGACCATGGCCCGCTCGCTGACCTGGCGCTGCTGCCCCTGGTGCCTGACGGAGGAGGAGAAGACGGCGGCCCGGATCGACCAGGAGATCAACCGGATCCTCTTGGAACAGAAGAAGCGGGACCGCGGGGAGctgaagctgctgctgctgggtgaGCCCAGGGCCCGGCGGGGGCGGGCAAGGGGGGTGACACGAAGACAAGGACTCGGAGGAGGGCCCGAGGAGGGGACCCTCAAATCCCTCGGGGGCCGGGAGAGCCTGGAaatccattttccagatgaggagactgagggccAGAGTGGCCCAGTTGCTCGTCCAAAGGTGTGGGCGCTGGGCCCGTCCACAAGAACGGAGGTGGCTCGGCCGGGCGGCCCGACAGGGACCCGCTCCTGCCCAGCAGGCCCAGCCCGCCCTACCGGCTGCTGCGTCACGGGAAGGGAGCGAGGACGCGGGGCCGCGAGCCCGGCTTTCCCTCCCTACGCGGCCGGCCCGGGAAGGCGGAGGGCCCCCCCGGGTGGCTCTGGAGGTCGCTTAGCCCAGGTCCTCGGGGTAGACCGTGGGTTCGTTCATTCATTCCCGCCGCGTCAGGGAACTCGTGGGGACATCGTCTTCCGGGCCGGGGACAGGCGTGAAGCCTGTCAACTAACAAGTGGAGTGACTTCCGGCAGCGAGAGTCGCCCCGGGCGAGGGAGCCGGAGGgactcgggggtggggggggggaggtggcCATTGTAAGGTTCCGAGATGTGACCTCAGAACCTCGAATCTTGTCGCCCGCGGGGGTCCGCTTCCCCAACCTCCTGGCTGTGCGTGTGGCTCCGCCCGCCAGCCTAATCCTGGGGACTGCGGCCCCGAAGGGACCCCCCTGAGCCCTGGGAggggggctggggaagggcccGGGTGTCCCCAAGTGACCTCTGCCTGCCCGGGGCAAATAGGCTGGTCATTAGCTCGGTCGCCCTCTCTGTTCCCTTGCCCGGTGGGCCAGGCAGCCCCATGGagtggagagagagcagagagggaacTCTGGGACCCCCGGGAGCGGCACCTCCACAGGGCCCCTCTGATTCGGGTCTGGAATCAGGCAGAGGAATTTCCTCCCCATCCTCGGAGGAGAGCCTGGGCGGCATGAAATTCAGACTCTCGGGCCCCAGCTCACCGCCCCGCCATAGTCCTTCAGCTGCAGCCCCCCGGCCCCTCCACCCACCGCATGGGTCTTGTTTCCCTTAAATGTTTGGGAAAATCATCAATGAAGCCATCTGAGCCCGGAAGTTTTAATTAAgaacttaatttctttaatagccgggctattattatattaataatatatgtggtctctgatatttattaatttttaataaatagggCGATTGAGGctacctatttcttcttgagcgAGCTTCGGCTATTGGggtcttttaaagaatttgtcaGTTTCTTCAAAGTCGAGCGGACGAGTGTGAAGTTGCTTATGACGTTCCCTCGTCTGTAGGACCCGTAGTGATGGCCCCTTTCTCATGCTGTGTCTCGAGCTCTCTGATCCATCAGGCCAGGGGTTTATCCACGTTAGGGATCTCTCCGCGCACATCTCGGGTTCACTTGTCTgtgcctcggggcctttgcacttgccattcTCCCCGTTAAGAACGTGGCGGGCGCTCCCACTCAAGGCAGGTGGCAGCTCAAGTGTCCCCTCCTCCGAGAAGCTTTCCCTGATTTCCCCCAGCTACAAAGGCAGCCCCATGCTTCTCCTTCCTTTGTGACTTTCCGTCCTGTTTTGGGGCCACTTTCCCCAGAGCTGTGCCGCATCTTCCCGGAGCTGGGACGGTCCCTTGCCCAGCTCCACTCTGACCACCGCACAGCCAGCCCCAAATCAGGAAGCCCCTTCTGCTGGTGCGGGGGTAGGGGGACAAAGACGGGAGGGGGGCTGCTCATGTCCCCCAGCGCCCACGGTGGCACTTGGACAGCCCTGGCGACTGTGGTTtgcaccacccccaccccagccccacggCCGCCTCTGCACCCCGCTCCCTTCTTGAAAACAGGAATTGAAtccaaaagttatttttttcctggaggCGACTCATCTGTTTGAGGAAGCGGCCGAGGGTCGGGGGTCTGTCCGTGACAGACAGTGCTGACCCCCTCGGGGAGGGGGGGAGTCAGAAGGAGGCAATGAATGGGGCCGACTCTGTCCATGGCGCTGGAGGCAAGTACTTCTCGCATCCCcggatggagaaactgaggcccagagaggtgaagcgaCTTGCCCGAGGCGgcacagccaggatctgaacctaggATTCCGGTTCCAAAGCCTGTGCGTTCACCTGACCGCCTTGAGAATGTGCGGCGGGAGAGAAGAGCCACAGAACCCCcatgacagatggggaaactgaggcccagggaggtggcaGGAGTGGTCTGAGGCCCAGTGGGATGTGGAAACTGAGCCGCCTGCCCCCCGGCTGCCCAGGCCTGGCTCCCCGTGGCCCTAGCACCTTGTTTCTGGGGCgggcagggtgggtgggggtgcCGGCCCCCGGGGAGGGGGCCTCTCGGGATGCCCGGGGCTGGGCCCGCTGCTCCCCATGTCTGCCGgctcccacttcctcctcccgCCCCCGGAGGAAGCCGCCACTTCCCGTCGGGGCTGCGCGGCGGTGGCAGCCAGGTGGACACGGCCACCCCGCAGCCCCCCGCCCGCCCCTCGCGGACCGGGAGCGGGTGCTGGACGGGCTCCCGAGTCCCCGGGGCCCGAGGACAGGCGCGGGCCGCAGACGGGGCCCCGCCCGGCCTGGGTCTCCAGACTTCAGGCTCTGACCCGTCCGTGAGTCACGACGTCCGCGGTGCGGGCGGCggccaggaattttttttctttaatgaaaccgaagagaagagaaaaaaaatcagtgcgtGTCCACGCGGGGACCTGGTCCTTCCGGGGACCTCTGTTCTCTACCTTTTTGGGGAGACCCAGGGCCGTCACCCACAGCCCCCGAGCCTCCTGGCGGCCACGTGTCCGGAGAAACCGCGAGTGGCTCAGATTGAGAGGATGCCCGGGCCAGTCGACGGGCCGCGTCCCGTTTTGTGGCAGGACCCGTAAGGGCTCGAGTTGGCGCCTCTGATTCCccgctggctgtgtgaccctgggaaagtcacatcacctctctgagccccccGCACGGATGGGAAAACAGTGGGAATCTTCGTGAGGATTGAGCCAGGACACGCACAGCGGACCGTGGCCCCAGGCCTGGCAGGTGCCGAGAGTCCATCATGCTCGCCgggatggtgatgatgacggTTACTATTATGGGTGGTTGTTATTGTTGAGGCAGCGCCCGGGGAACTTCCTGGGATGATAATTATAAAGCCCATGAGCTCTGGACTCAGCCAGGATTGGGGTGGAGTCCCCGCTCGGCCACTCACCAGCTCCACGACCCTAGGAATCAGTCCCCTTAGCCgatctgggactcagtttccccacatgaaAAGGGGGGCTTAGAGTCGTCCCTCTCTCACCGCGACCCTGGGCAAACTGGTCCCGTGCAGCACCCAGGGCCTTGGGAGCGCGCAGTCAAGGGCCCCGGGGCTCGCAGCTGCCTCTGCCGGCCCCAAATGGCCGAGGCTCCGAAGACCGGCCAGTCCACCGGCTTCGTCCGTGGGCAGGAGGGCTGCCGGCTCGTCTCGCTGACCGTGTCGTTCAGATGCTCCCCTGCGGGAACAGTTAGTGCGCTTGACGTGTCCCTGTCTAACATCCCAGAGATTCCAGAATCTGCGACACATACAGCCCCACGCTGGCGAGCTTCACATGGCGGACCTGGGgcgtggggtttttttttcttttttttttgaggaagattagccctgagctaactgctgccaatcctcctcttttttttttttgctgaggaagactggccctgagcgcacatctgtgcccatcttcctctactttctatgtgggacgcctaccacagcatggcgtgccaagcggtgccatgtccacacccaggatccgaactggcgaaccccgggccgccaaagcggaacgtgcacacttaaccgctgtaccgctgggccagccccgggttgtttttttcaaggaaactttttattttggagtaaTTTTAGACGCACAGAAAAGTGGCAAAGCTGCTGAGACTCCCTGGGTCCTGTGACCAGCTTCCGCTCAAGGGCACGTCCGATGTCACCCCTGGGCATAGGTCACAGCCCAGAAATTAACCCGGAACCCGGGACCTGACAGTGACGAAACTCCAGACTGTGGATTTTACGGGTGTTTCCCCCGAGGCCCCTTTTTCCGTTTCACTTTCCAATCAGGCATCTCACTCGGCATGTCaggctttttctttctgtttcttaactttttattttgaaagactcCCAGACTCAGAGAAACGTTGCCCCCAGATTCTGCAGATGTTcacattttatggttttttttttttgaggaagactggccctgagctaactgctgccaatcctcctctttttttgctgaggaagactggccctgagctcacatcggtgcccatcttcctctactttctgtgtgggacgcctaccacagcatggcgtgccaagcggtgtcacgtccgcacccgggatccaaaccggcgaaccccggggctgctgagaagcggaacgtgcgcacttaaccgctgccccactgggccggcccccattttacGTTTTTTTTATcgtctctgtcctctctctctctctgaacacGTAACACACAATTTATAAGTGGACGTGCATCTACTTAGACTTTATATAATGCACAATTATATCGAAAATTTATTTACCGTACATTTCTATATTTCATACATAcctattcattctttttttctgaaccGTTTGCAAGGAAGTTACAGACCTGACAGCTTTTTACCCCAAAATGCCTCATCAGTGGGTTTGAGTTCCACAAAAAAGCCAAACCCGTCGTCCTCCCGCGAGCCTGACTGCCATCCCGCCACTTTGTCCCACTTTCCCAGCTCATGTCCTGGAGGGCAGAGAAAGTGACCCTTCTTCTCGGCCCTTGAGTCCAGCCGCTTCATTAACACCTGGTGTCACCCCAGACCTGCCCTTGCTGTCCTCCGATGGACCGGAGGCGGGTTGGGGACAGGGCCCCCCGCACGTGGGGACGGGGGGACAAATGCCACATCCTAGCTCGCCTTCCCTCCGCCTCCAGCTCCCTCTCGCCTCCCCGCTCCTCGCCCTCTGCTCCCATTTCCTCTTTCTGGGCTCCAGCCGGGCCACCCCTTCCCTTTTTGCTGCTCAGTCCAGTTCCTCCTGCCCCGAGCCCCTCCCGCCCCGGGAAGGACCCCATGCCCGTGTCCCCAGGAGCCGCAGAGGGgacagtttacagatgagaaaacagaggcccagagagagccaGATCTCGGGGCTCAGACAGCGGGAGGCTGAGCCTCCGTCTTCCAGCTTCTGGCCCCCGGCTCTGGAAGATTCCAGTGTCACGATCACAAACCGGGGGCCCGAGTCGCGGGTGTGCGGCCTGCGCTGGGAAGGGCCCTGTGGTCTCGTCTTGACCTCGGCCCTGTGGATTGTGCAGACGCCCTGCAAGGACCCTCTCCCCACTGTGGTCCATCGGCAAGGCCATGTCGATCTGCCTCCCAAATATCTCTGGAATGTACCCCCTTCTCTCCAGCTCCACCGTGGCCACCTGGTCACCCAGCATTGCCCCCTGGAcctgccccgtcccctccctgccctccctcctccttttctccctctctccccctcctccctctgctccagccacacaggctcCTCGCTGTTCCTCCCACACGCCAGGCctgggcctgccccagggcctttgcacaggctgtgcccgctgcctggaatgctcttcccggAGAACTTGGCATGAGAGCAACCTTCCCAGCCTTCAGATCTCAGCCCCACAAGCCACCCCCACCGAGAGGCCTTCCTGGACCCTCAGCTCTGGTGGTCACCTGTTCATTCCTTCCCCTGTTCATCCTGTTTTATTGCCTTCATACAAGTTTCTCTATCTGAAATTATCATAGCAAGTAATAAGGGGAATTATTACCATGCTAAACATACTTCGGTCACTCTTACTATGTCTAGTCTCCTATAAACCGGGATCCACAAATTTTCTccgtaaaaggccagatagtaaatatttccagCTTTGTGAGCCCGACGGTCTCTCTCTGACggctcaactctgctgttgcagCCAGAAAGCAAAATAGGCAACTCGTAAAGGAATGGGTGTGGccgtgtgccaataaaactttatttgcgaATGCCGCAAcctgaatttcatataattttcacgtcACCCAATAGTCTTCTTTGGATTcctttcaactatttaaaaaatgtcaaagcCGTAACCGTGAAAACCGGGAGAAACATAAAAACGGTGCAAATGGTAAAAACTCGGGTGCCGCGCGAAAACGGATTGGGGGCGGCATTCGGCCCGCGGGCCTCAGTTTTGGAGCCCTCCCGGGGCAGCTGACAATGAACTCCATCAGCCCCGCACATCCACGAGCAGGCAGGGCCTCCTGCGATCCGccttttccagatggggaaactgaggcacagagcggtTTCAGCCCTGGCTGAGCGGGGATTTGAACCCCGGGGGTTGGGGAGCGGGGAGTGTCCGGGGTTCGGAGCCCGCGGAGGGCTGAGCCGATCGCGCGTCTCCGCAGGCCCCGGGGAGAGCGGGAAGAGCACGTTCATCAAGCAGATGCGTATCATCCACGGGGCCGGCTACTCGGAGGAGGACCGCAAGGGCTTCCGGCCCCTCGTCTACCAGAACATCTTCGTCTCCGTGCGCAACATGCTCGAGGCCATGGAGCGGCTGCAGATCCCCTTCAGCCGGCCCGAGAGTAAGGTGAGCGGCCGGGGCCCCTAggacttggggggggggggggggcggcctGTCCTAATGGACCCCCAAGGCGGAGCTGTGTCCCCTCGGACCCACCCCCCGGGATCCTCCCCTCCATTCCAGGCGGCTGGGCCCCCGCAGGGTCCCCCCACCTCGTGTCGCCTCCAGCGGAATCCTGTCCCCTTGTCTGTATCCCTCCGTCCATCTCTGGACATCAGGTGACCGCCCCTGCTCAGCTATTGTGAACAGCGCTGCAGCCAACGCGGGCCTGCTGCTCTCTTTTCCAGATCccgatttcaattcctttggctAACCCCCGAGAAGGGGCCTTGCTGGATCCCATGGTAGCCCTAGGGTTCGTTTCTGGGGGACCCTGCTTGCTGTTTTCCACATTGACACATTTCCACATTGACATCCCCCCTCCTCAGGGCACAGGGTGGAGGGGAGcgcagtttctccacatctccccccccccccaacgcttgtgtgtgtgttttttaattattattatttttttactttttttatttttgaggaagattggccctgagctaacatctgctgccaatcctcctctttttgctgaggaagactggccctgagctcacatccgtgcccatcttcctctactttatacgtgggacgcctaccacagcatggctcaatgagcagtgccatgtccgcacacgggatccaaactgacgaaccccgggctgctgaagtggaacgtgcgcacttaaccactgtgccagccaGCCGGCCCctagaagttcttaattttaatgaagtctaacgTATCAATCTTTTCTgattaatgtgtttattttttttgcggccagtttaagaaatatttttgtaccCCAAGGTCCTGGTGAAATTTTCTATTGCTATCTTTTAGGAGCTTTATCGTTTCACATTTAAATTCACATTCCacctagaattgatttttttcgTGTAGGGTGCGAGGCAGGGAtcaaatttctttgcttttttttttttttctatgtggaTATTCGATTGTTCCAGCATCATctattgaaaagaccatcctttgcTCCCCGTACTACAATCTCACTGTTGTCATAAGTCATGTGTCCTAATGTGTCTGGATCTGTCAGTGCTCACTGTTCTCTTCCATGGTCTGTTTATCTCTGAACGAATATCGTTTCAAGTTATGACTGTAGCTCCCTAGTGTAATCTTGACATCCACTAGTGTAAATGCTTCCACTTGTGTCTTCTCCCGAATTGCAGTGGCTACTCCAGGCcccttgcatttctatataaGTTTAGAATTATCAatttttgcacacacacacacacacacacacacccctttctgGAGTTTTggttaggattgcattgaatccatagatcaatttggggagaatcaGCAACTTAAAAACACTgcttcttccaatccatgaacatagtatatcCCTCCagttattttcctctttcaaatgttttcttaGCGATGTTTTGTCCATTTCAGTGTGGAGAGTTTTCACGTCTATCGacagatttattcctaggtgtttgaTCCCTTCTGGTGCTGCTATAAATGAGatttaaggtttttaaaatttccgCTAGCTGGTGCTTAGCGTATAGACACACATTGGATTTTTGCTTATTGATCTTGCATTCGGGGCCTTGGTTAAATTCACTTGCTTATTCGAATAGCTTATCTCTAGACTATTCTGGATTCTCTGCATACGGTCATCTCATCCGTGAACAACCACCGTGTAATTTATTCGCTTCCAAACCTGGTGCCTTAGATTCCTTTTTCCTGTGTGGTTGCACTGGCCAGGACCTCAGCTTGGTGTTCGTTAGCAGCAGGAACggacatccttgtctcattcccaGGCCCAGAGCACAGTCCCCTACCTTTTAAAATCTTCAAGGACCCTCATTTGCTTCAATCAAAGCACATTACGATCTACTGAGGGCCTTCCTTGAATATAATTTttactgtgaatttttttttttttgaggaagattagcactgagctgacatctgctgccagtccttctctttttgctgaggaagactggccctgagctaacatccgtgcccatcttcctctactttatgtgtgggacacctgccacagcatggcttgccaatgtccacacccaggatctgaaccggcgaaccccgggctgccagagcagaacgtgcgcacttaaccactgtgccaccgggccggcccctactgtCACTTTTTCAAAGGATGTTTCCttaaatttctgcttttaaaattattgcccATTTTGATTGTCCATGTTTTTCAAAACTTCGGAGCCAATATATTTTCAGGCTGTGTATTTTTCTGCtcgggccgccataacaaagtgccacagccagcgcagcttaaacaacagaaatttacttgcTCATAATTCTAGACTTAGAAGTCCGAGATCCAGGTGTCGCCGGGGCTGGTTCCTCTGTGGCCTCTCTCCTCGGCCTGCAGATGGCCATCGTCTCCGtgtatcctcacatggccatCCCTCGGTGCCTGTCCGTGTCCTCAtcttctcttcttatgaggataCTGGTCCTATTGGGTCAGGGCCCAACTTAGTGATCTCATTCTAACTTTACCTCTGTAGAGACCCAGCTCCAGATAAGGTCACCTTCTGGGGTCCTGGGGGTTACGGCTCCGATGTGTGAATTTGCAGAGGGCAGGGGGAGTtgaggacacagttcagcccataacaggctGCAGGCTTTTTCATTGATCCTACACAGGTCACATGCCTGCATATACACACTcagatgcacacacacgtgcaaatGCCCACAAATGCACACACAGGCGCATGTGCCCACACAAACACAAATCCACATGCACGCGCAAGGACACACCCAAGTGCGCGCACAGACACCAGTGCACCTGCAGGAGCACAAGTCACATGTGTGCACGTACAAATACACACAtgatgcacgcacacacacaagtgCATACGTGTGTGCTCACACAAATACACGTGCACGCGCACACTCAGGCCATCACAGAGGTCTCAGCGACACTGGTGCTTGATCCCggtggaaggaaaggaggacagAGGAGCACAGGTTGCTGTGGGGACGGAGGGGGAACTCTTTCCCTCGGCGCCCCCCACCACCCCGTGGATAAATGCatgaagggaggagggagcaaaTCGGAGGGGCCGATGGAGCGGGCAGAGCACAGGCCACGGTGCATGTGGAGGCAAGTGGCTCCGGGATGGGAAGGAGAGGcagtgggggcaggagggcagggggctCCTGGAGACGTGTGGAGGGCAGCCCCGCCCCACAGCAGCCCTGACCCGCTCCGTCCGTCCCCCCAGCACCACGCCAGCCTGGTCATGAGCCAGGACCCCTACAAGGTGACCACCTTCGAGAAGCACTACGCCGTGGCCATCCAGTGGCTGTGGAGGGACGCGGGGGTCCGGGCCTGCTACGAGCGTCGGCGCGAgttccacctgctcgactccgcCGTGTAGTGAGTCTGCGGTCCCCGGGcgaggggcgggggtggggctgagggccAGGCGGGCACTGGGCACAGCGGCAGCCGAGACGCAGCCAGCGGAGACCCGGTCCCGGGGGGCGGGATCCCGACAGAGGGTCCCCAGGCTGCTGGCGGCTCCCCCCGCGCGGACATGGTGTGCGGCGCAGGCTGGCCGTGGGGATGGTCTTGCTGCAGGGTGACTCTATCCCGGGGTGACACAGCTCCTGGGGTGACGCTGCTCATCATCACGCAGCAACATGTGCTGGGCGTCTAGAGAGATCTGGCACCTGCGAGCCTGCTCTCGGGCCATCAGTGTGCTTGGGACAGTGCCACTCCAGGGGGTGACAGCTCCCCCAAGGTGACACCCCTCCCTAGTGACCGACACTCCCACGGCTTCAGGCTGCTGCTCCTGAGCCACCTGCAGACCCCAGGGGTCCCGGCCCCTCCCCAGGGGTTTCCCGCCCTCCCCAAGCAGGGTCCTCCCACTGGGCCCtgcctgggtggggtggggggtctgAGAAGCTAAGGGGGCTGCCAAGCCGGGCATCAGGGCTCCTCACTCCACAGCTACCTGTCCCACCTGGAGCGGATCACAGAGCCTGACTACATCCCCACGGCACAGGACGTGCTCCGCAGCCGCATGCCCACCACTGGCATCAACGAGTACTGCTTCTCTGTGCAGAAAACCAACCTGCGGTGAGCGCACGGCCTGGCGGGTGGGCAGGCTTCCTGCCGGAAGGGCGAAGGAGCTGAGGCCCtgagggatgagtaggagtttgctcCTCCCAGCCCTCACAGGGCTTCCAGGCTGAAGGAGGCAAAGCTGGACACACACACCTCCAGCGCCCCCCTGCAGTCACGACTGGGACCTGGAAGAGCCCAGAGTGAGGCACTAGAGCTCCAGGAGGGgaggtcttcctggaggaggggacattGGTATTGGGGcattgaaggatgagtaggagttcactAGTGCCCACCTTTGAGGGGCTGCTGGGCAGAACCAGACAGAGACTATGTGGTCCGGGCTATGCCAGAGGGAATGGTTCAGGGCAGGAAAGCTCAGAGGGTGAGCCCTCTAGTGGCCAAtgaggaggtgaggctggaggtCAGAAGACTCAGAAGGAGGCAGGAACCACAGTCCAGGCAGGAAGGGTGGGTAAGGGCCAGGGCAGTGGCCGTGGGGATGGAAATGAGGGGATGGTGCAAAAATTGTTTCTGATGTAGAATGGGCAGCGGGGTGGGGAGGCTCAGATACGATGGTGAAGTCATTGGGGCAGGTTGAGTCTGAGGGGTCTGGAGCATCTGGGAACTGGCTGGATGCACAAAGCCTGAGCTGGAGGACAGAGGTGTGAGCGGCCAGAGCAGCAAGGGGTCGTCCAGGGAGAGTGACGGCCAGTGTCAAAGGCCAAGGAGAGGTCAGGAAGAATATAGGACAGTGAGAGGGACATCAATGACCTTAGCAAGCTCGGCATCTGTGGGCTGATGGCGGGAGCTGTGGAAGGTGCGGGGTGATGCCTGGAGACACATGTTCTACCCACCC
The Equus caballus isolate H_3958 breed thoroughbred chromosome 7, TB-T2T, whole genome shotgun sequence genome window above contains:
- the GNA15 gene encoding guanine nucleotide-binding protein subunit alpha-15; amino-acid sequence: MARSLTWRCCPWCLTEEEKTAARIDQEINRILLEQKKRDRGELKLLLLGPGESGKSTFIKQMRIIHGAGYSEEDRKGFRPLVYQNIFVSVRNMLEAMERLQIPFSRPESKHHASLVMSQDPYKVTTFEKHYAVAIQWLWRDAGVRACYERRREFHLLDSAVYYLSHLERITEPDYIPTAQDVLRSRMPTTGINEYCFSVQKTNLRIVDVGGQRSERKKWIHCFENVIALIYLASLSEYDQCLEENNQENRMKESLALFGTILELPWFKSTSVILFLNKTDILEEKIPTSHLATYFPSFQGPKQDAEAAKSFILNMYVSMYASCVDGADADRKGPRSRRLFSHYTCATDTQNIRKVFKDVRDSVLARYLDEINLL